Proteins encoded in a region of the Leifsonia sp. PS1209 genome:
- a CDS encoding Fpg/Nei family DNA glycosylase — protein sequence MPEGDTVWRAAKRLNAALAGKVLTETDFRVPAYATVGLSGRQVDAVVSRGKHLLMRVGDATIHSHLKMEGSWELYAPGARWRHPAFEARAVLRTEDVTAVGFLLGILEVIPRDREDDVVGYLGPDLLGPDWDADEALRRLAAHPDQPIAVALLDQRNLAGLGNEYVNELCFLRGMLPTRPVAEADLPAAVSLARRLILANRDRPNRVTTGDTRRGRTSWVYGRRGEPCRRCGTRIHRSALGRTDLEERVTYYCPSCQT from the coding sequence GTGCCTGAGGGCGACACCGTCTGGCGTGCGGCGAAGCGGCTGAACGCCGCCCTCGCCGGGAAGGTGCTCACCGAGACAGACTTCCGGGTGCCCGCATACGCGACGGTCGGCCTGTCCGGGCGACAGGTGGATGCCGTGGTGAGCAGGGGAAAACACCTGCTGATGCGGGTGGGCGACGCGACCATCCACAGCCACCTCAAGATGGAGGGGTCGTGGGAGCTGTACGCGCCTGGTGCGCGCTGGCGGCACCCGGCGTTCGAGGCGCGGGCCGTGCTGCGCACGGAGGACGTGACCGCGGTGGGCTTCCTGCTGGGCATCCTCGAGGTGATCCCGCGCGACAGGGAGGATGACGTGGTCGGCTACCTCGGCCCCGACCTGCTCGGCCCGGACTGGGACGCCGACGAGGCGCTGCGACGGCTGGCGGCGCACCCTGACCAGCCGATCGCGGTCGCCCTGCTCGACCAGCGCAACCTCGCCGGACTCGGCAACGAGTACGTCAACGAGTTGTGCTTCCTGCGCGGGATGCTGCCCACCCGTCCCGTCGCGGAGGCCGACCTGCCCGCCGCCGTGTCGCTCGCGCGGCGGCTCATCCTCGCCAACCGGGACCGGCCGAACCGCGTGACGACAGGTGACACCCGACGCGGGCGCACCAGCTGGGTGTACGGGCGGAGGGGCGAGCCGTGCCGTCGCTGCGGCACGCGCATCCACCGGTCGGCGCTCGGGCGCACCGACCTGGAGGAGCGGGTCACGTACTACTGCCCGTCTTGCCAGACCTGA
- a CDS encoding alpha/beta hydrolase: MPYITTSDGTQIYYTDQGEGRPVVLSHGWPLSSDAWQVELKLLADNGYRAIAHDRRGHGRSSQPYTGNDMDTYARDLAELVEQLDLHDLVVIGHSTGGGEVVRYAAQHGVGRVTKVITAGAVPPIMVKSDSNPDGTPIEVFDEIRAGVLKDRSQYYLDLAVPFYGANRDGAEVSDGAKYDFWRQGMLVGLTAAYDCIKAFSETDFTDDLKALDVPILIAQGDDDQIVPIADAAHKSIDLVSHGTLKVYPGAPHGIYGAYQEALDKDILAFIAG, from the coding sequence ATGCCGTACATCACCACGTCCGACGGAACACAGATCTACTACACCGACCAGGGCGAAGGCCGGCCGGTCGTCCTGAGCCACGGCTGGCCGCTCAGCTCCGACGCCTGGCAGGTCGAGCTCAAACTCCTCGCCGACAACGGCTACCGCGCCATCGCGCACGACCGCCGCGGTCACGGGCGCTCGTCGCAGCCGTACACCGGCAACGACATGGACACCTATGCTCGCGACCTCGCCGAGCTGGTCGAGCAGCTCGACCTGCACGACCTCGTCGTGATCGGCCACTCCACCGGCGGAGGCGAGGTGGTGCGCTACGCCGCGCAGCACGGTGTCGGCCGCGTGACGAAGGTCATCACCGCTGGCGCCGTCCCGCCGATCATGGTCAAGTCGGACAGCAACCCGGACGGCACCCCGATCGAGGTCTTCGACGAGATCCGCGCCGGCGTGCTCAAGGACCGCTCGCAGTACTACCTCGACCTCGCCGTCCCGTTCTACGGTGCGAACCGCGACGGGGCGGAGGTGTCGGACGGTGCGAAATACGACTTCTGGCGCCAAGGGATGCTCGTCGGCCTGACCGCCGCGTACGACTGCATCAAGGCGTTCTCGGAGACCGACTTCACCGACGACCTGAAGGCGCTGGATGTGCCCATCCTCATCGCCCAGGGCGACGACGACCAGATCGTCCCGATCGCCGACGCGGCGCACAAGTCGATCGACCTCGTCTCCCACGGCACGCTGAAGGTGTATCCGGGCGCCCCGCACGGCATCTACGGCGCGTACCAGGAGGCTCTGGACAAGGACATTCTGGCGTTCATCGCCGGCTGA
- a CDS encoding NUDIX hydrolase family protein: MSVRTPDPTPDPLPDDGRQQGPAWLSDIELEQVRRRLPLLYVEAVPVRVDGLGQVTELGVLLRANAVGEMTRTLVSGRVMYGETLREALFRHLEKDLGPMAFPQLPASPIPFQVAEYFPMPGVTPFTDDRQHAVSLAYVVPVTGTCEPRQDALELTWMTPEEAVSPSVCEEMEGGRGILLKAALASVGRIV; encoded by the coding sequence ATGAGCGTACGCACTCCGGACCCGACCCCAGACCCGCTGCCCGACGACGGTCGCCAGCAGGGCCCGGCGTGGCTGAGCGATATCGAGCTCGAGCAGGTGCGCAGGCGCCTCCCGCTGCTGTACGTGGAGGCGGTGCCCGTGCGGGTGGACGGGCTTGGGCAGGTGACCGAGCTCGGCGTGCTGCTGCGCGCCAACGCGGTGGGGGAGATGACGCGCACCCTCGTGTCCGGCCGGGTGATGTACGGGGAGACACTGCGCGAGGCGCTGTTCCGGCACCTGGAGAAAGACCTCGGCCCGATGGCGTTCCCGCAACTGCCGGCGAGTCCCATCCCGTTCCAGGTGGCGGAGTACTTCCCCATGCCGGGCGTCACGCCGTTCACCGACGACAGGCAGCACGCCGTCTCGCTGGCCTACGTTGTGCCGGTCACCGGCACCTGCGAACCGCGGCAGGATGCGCTCGAACTCACCTGGATGACCCCGGAGGAAGCGGTGTCCCCCTCGGTCTGCGAAGAGATGGAGGGCGGCAGGGGCATCCTGCTCAAGGCCGCTCTGGCGTCCGTGGGGCGCATCGTCTGA
- a CDS encoding DEAD/DEAH box helicase, with protein MSDVLERFSPATREWFSGAFDAPTPAQIGAWDAISRGRHALVIAPTGSGKTLAAFLWAIDRLAAADRAAERGAESPSTAPATRAKAAPAAKRGTRVLYISPLKALGVDVERNLRAPLVGVTQTAKRLGAEPPHVTVGVRSGDTTSADRRALVSTPPDILITTPESLFLMLTSAARETLTSVETIIIDEVHAVAATKRGAHLALSLERLDAMLATPAQRIGLSATVRPPEEVARFLGGRAPVEVVAPPSGKRFDLRVVVPVEDMSELGTSTFASDNDDGSAPQSGSIWPHVEEAIVDRVLDHRSSIVFANSRRLAERLTARLNEIYEERILGGGENGPSDGFVPQPRGPRGSRPPAELAGGSGQTRGSDAARGSDAARGSDAAAGAAPGAQGALADDPGSLVLARAHHGSVSKEQRAIIEDDLKAGRLRCVVATSSLELGIDMGAVDLVVQVESPPSVASGLQRVGRAGHQVGEVSRGVVFPKHRADLIHSAVASERMTSGLIETLRVPANPLDILAQQTVAATALESIDADEWFDTVRRSAPFATLPRSAYDATLDLLAGRYPSDEFAELRPRIVWDRDAGTLTGRPGAQRLAVTSGGTIPDRGLFGVHMVGEKASRVGELDEEMVYESRVGDVFALGSTSWRIQEITHDRVLVTPAFGEPGRLPFWKGDGLGRPAELGRAVGEFMREVSSASETDAELRCVEAGLDTWATGNLLAFLSEQKTATGHVPTDRTLVVERFRDELGDWRVVLHSPYGMQVHSPWALAVQSRVRDRYGIDGGAMAADDGIIVRIPDTESQPPGAELFVFEPQELDALVTEEVGGSALFAARFRECAARALLLPKYNPGKRSPLWQQRQKASQLLDVARKYPSFPIILETVRECLQDVYDLPALDEVTQQIAQRRIRLVEASTEVASPFARSLLFGYVAAFMYEGDSPLAERRAAALSLDAGLLAELLGRAELRELLDPAVIERVERELQRLAPERRVRGIEGVADLLRMLGPLSAEEVAERLQGDVVATAAAQGASPETADPESTSDPESTPDPLLPLAADVATAAAHLAALVDTKRALAVHIAGVQRYATIEDASRLRDALGVPLPIGVPVAFIEPVDDPLGDLVSRFARTHGPFVTSDVAERFGLGAAIVHDALRRLAHDRRVVDGEFRPHAHGSEWCDAEVLRRLRRMSLAALRHEVEPVDTATFARFLPDWQHIGGTLRGVDAVASVIEQLAGARIPASAWESLILPSRVSDYSPAMLDELTATGEVIWAGDGALPGSDGWISLHLADSAPLTLAPPGDHETDELQRSVLEALGRGGGYFFRQLSDVLGTAAGAPVDDTALVTALWDLVWDGRVTNDTLAPLRTMTGASGAHKRPKQAPRSRLYRGRAATRSAMVTRMGPPTVAGRWSLLPERDLESTVRAHGQAETLLDRYGVVTRGSVMNEGSPGGFALAYKVLSGFEETGRARRGYFVETLGAAQFATGATVDRLRSFARDHTQDAPLESVALAATDPANGYGAALPWPGVPGDAGTGHRPGRKAGALVVLVDGALTIYVERGGKSLLCFADQEQPDARPALLAASRALAALITRGRVDKLAIETVNGAFVLGTPLGDALGEAGFLPTPRGLRLRS; from the coding sequence ATGAGCGACGTGCTCGAACGATTCTCCCCCGCCACCCGTGAGTGGTTCAGCGGGGCTTTCGACGCGCCGACGCCCGCCCAGATCGGAGCGTGGGATGCGATCTCGCGCGGCAGGCACGCGCTCGTCATCGCGCCGACGGGGTCGGGCAAGACGCTCGCCGCATTCCTGTGGGCGATCGACCGGCTGGCGGCCGCCGACCGCGCTGCGGAGCGTGGGGCCGAGAGCCCGTCCACCGCACCGGCCACCCGCGCCAAGGCAGCACCGGCGGCCAAGCGCGGCACCCGCGTGCTCTACATCTCGCCGCTGAAAGCGCTCGGCGTCGATGTGGAGCGCAATCTGCGCGCTCCGCTCGTCGGCGTCACGCAGACCGCCAAGCGGCTCGGGGCTGAGCCGCCGCACGTCACCGTCGGCGTCCGGTCTGGAGACACCACCTCCGCCGACCGGCGGGCGCTCGTGTCGACACCGCCAGACATCCTGATCACCACGCCGGAGTCGCTCTTCCTCATGCTGACCTCGGCGGCGCGGGAGACGCTGACCTCGGTCGAGACCATCATCATCGACGAGGTGCACGCGGTCGCTGCGACCAAGCGCGGAGCCCACCTGGCGCTGTCGCTCGAACGACTGGATGCGATGCTCGCCACCCCGGCGCAGCGCATCGGGCTCTCCGCCACGGTCCGCCCGCCGGAAGAGGTCGCCCGGTTCCTCGGCGGGCGCGCACCCGTCGAGGTAGTCGCGCCGCCGTCCGGCAAGCGGTTCGATCTGCGGGTCGTCGTCCCGGTCGAGGACATGAGCGAGCTGGGCACCTCCACCTTCGCGAGCGACAACGACGACGGCTCCGCGCCGCAGTCCGGCTCCATCTGGCCCCATGTCGAGGAGGCGATCGTCGACCGCGTGCTCGATCACCGGTCGTCGATCGTCTTCGCGAACTCCCGCCGCCTCGCCGAGCGCCTGACGGCGCGACTCAACGAGATCTACGAAGAGCGCATCCTGGGTGGCGGGGAGAACGGTCCGTCCGACGGGTTCGTGCCGCAGCCGCGTGGCCCGCGTGGCTCGCGTCCCCCGGCGGAGCTGGCGGGAGGGTCGGGCCAAACGCGCGGGTCGGATGCGGCGCGCGGATCGGATGCGGCGCGAGGGTCGGATGCGGCGGCGGGCGCTGCGCCCGGCGCGCAGGGCGCCCTCGCCGACGACCCAGGGTCGCTCGTGCTCGCGCGCGCCCACCACGGCTCGGTGAGCAAGGAGCAGCGCGCCATCATCGAGGACGACCTCAAGGCCGGGCGGCTGCGCTGCGTCGTCGCGACCTCGAGCCTCGAACTCGGCATCGACATGGGCGCGGTCGACCTCGTCGTGCAGGTCGAGTCCCCTCCCTCCGTCGCGAGCGGGCTGCAGCGGGTGGGACGAGCGGGCCACCAGGTGGGCGAGGTGTCGCGCGGCGTGGTGTTCCCCAAGCACAGGGCCGACCTCATCCACTCCGCGGTGGCCAGCGAGCGGATGACCTCGGGGCTGATCGAGACGCTCCGGGTCCCGGCGAACCCGCTCGACATCCTCGCGCAGCAGACCGTCGCCGCCACCGCGCTGGAGTCGATCGACGCGGACGAGTGGTTCGACACGGTGCGCCGCAGCGCGCCGTTCGCGACCCTGCCACGCAGCGCATACGACGCCACCCTCGACCTGCTGGCCGGACGATACCCGTCCGACGAGTTCGCCGAGCTGCGCCCGCGCATCGTCTGGGACAGGGATGCCGGCACGCTCACCGGGCGTCCAGGAGCGCAGCGCCTGGCCGTGACCAGCGGCGGCACCATCCCCGACCGCGGCCTTTTCGGCGTCCACATGGTGGGCGAGAAGGCCAGCAGGGTCGGCGAGCTGGACGAGGAGATGGTCTACGAGTCGCGCGTCGGCGATGTGTTCGCGCTCGGCTCGACCAGCTGGCGCATCCAGGAGATCACCCACGACAGGGTGCTCGTCACCCCGGCGTTCGGCGAGCCGGGACGACTGCCGTTCTGGAAGGGCGACGGTCTCGGCCGCCCGGCCGAGCTGGGTCGCGCGGTCGGGGAATTCATGCGCGAGGTGAGCAGCGCATCCGAAACGGACGCCGAGCTGCGCTGCGTGGAGGCCGGGCTCGACACCTGGGCCACCGGCAACCTGCTCGCCTTCCTGAGCGAGCAGAAGACGGCGACGGGACATGTCCCGACCGATCGCACCCTCGTGGTCGAGCGGTTCAGGGACGAGCTGGGCGACTGGCGCGTCGTGCTGCATTCCCCGTACGGCATGCAGGTGCACTCGCCGTGGGCACTGGCCGTGCAGTCGCGGGTGCGCGACCGCTACGGCATCGACGGCGGCGCGATGGCGGCGGACGACGGGATCATCGTTCGTATTCCCGACACGGAATCCCAGCCGCCCGGCGCGGAGCTCTTCGTGTTCGAGCCGCAGGAACTGGATGCGCTGGTCACCGAGGAGGTCGGCGGCTCCGCGCTGTTCGCCGCGCGATTCCGCGAGTGCGCCGCCCGCGCCCTGCTGCTGCCGAAGTACAACCCCGGCAAGCGGTCGCCGCTCTGGCAGCAGCGGCAGAAGGCGTCGCAGCTGCTGGATGTCGCGCGCAAGTACCCGAGCTTCCCGATCATCCTCGAGACGGTGCGCGAGTGCCTGCAAGACGTCTACGACCTGCCGGCGCTCGACGAGGTGACGCAGCAGATCGCTCAGCGGCGCATCCGGCTGGTGGAGGCGAGCACCGAGGTGGCGTCGCCGTTCGCGCGGTCGCTGCTGTTCGGCTACGTCGCGGCCTTCATGTACGAGGGCGACAGCCCACTGGCCGAACGCAGGGCGGCGGCGCTCTCGCTCGACGCCGGGCTGCTGGCCGAACTGCTCGGGCGCGCGGAACTCCGCGAACTGCTCGACCCCGCGGTGATCGAGCGCGTGGAGCGGGAACTCCAGCGACTCGCCCCCGAACGACGGGTGCGCGGGATCGAGGGCGTCGCCGACCTGCTCAGGATGCTCGGCCCGCTGTCGGCGGAGGAGGTCGCGGAGCGGCTGCAGGGCGACGTGGTCGCGACGGCTGCTGCGCAGGGCGCGAGCCCCGAAACCGCCGATCCCGAGTCCACCTCGGACCCCGAATCCACCCCCGACCCGCTCCTCCCGCTCGCCGCCGACGTCGCCACCGCTGCCGCACACCTTGCGGCGCTGGTCGACACCAAGCGTGCTCTCGCCGTCCACATCGCCGGCGTGCAGCGCTACGCCACCATCGAGGACGCGAGCCGGTTGCGCGACGCACTTGGCGTCCCGCTGCCGATCGGCGTGCCCGTCGCGTTCATCGAGCCGGTCGACGATCCACTCGGCGACCTGGTCAGCCGGTTCGCCCGCACGCACGGTCCGTTCGTCACCTCCGACGTCGCGGAGCGTTTCGGGCTCGGCGCCGCCATCGTCCACGACGCGCTCCGTCGTCTCGCGCACGACCGGCGCGTGGTCGACGGCGAGTTCCGCCCGCACGCCCACGGCTCGGAGTGGTGCGACGCCGAGGTCTTGCGCCGTCTGCGGAGGATGTCGCTCGCCGCGCTCCGCCACGAGGTCGAGCCGGTCGACACCGCCACCTTCGCGCGGTTCCTCCCCGACTGGCAGCACATCGGCGGAACCCTCCGGGGCGTGGATGCGGTCGCCTCGGTGATCGAGCAGCTGGCCGGGGCGCGCATCCCGGCGTCGGCGTGGGAGTCGCTGATCCTGCCCAGCAGGGTGAGCGACTACAGCCCGGCGATGCTCGACGAGCTGACGGCGACCGGCGAGGTGATCTGGGCCGGAGACGGTGCACTGCCGGGCAGCGACGGCTGGATCAGCCTGCACCTGGCCGACTCGGCGCCGCTCACCCTCGCTCCTCCCGGCGACCACGAGACCGACGAGCTGCAGCGCTCCGTCCTGGAGGCGCTCGGCCGCGGAGGAGGGTACTTCTTCCGCCAGCTGTCCGACGTGCTCGGCACAGCGGCGGGCGCTCCGGTGGACGACACCGCGCTCGTGACCGCCCTGTGGGACCTGGTCTGGGACGGCAGGGTGACGAACGACACCCTCGCCCCGCTGCGCACGATGACCGGAGCATCCGGAGCCCACAAGCGCCCGAAGCAGGCGCCGCGCTCGCGGCTCTACCGCGGCAGGGCGGCGACGCGCTCCGCGATGGTGACCAGGATGGGCCCTCCGACGGTCGCCGGTCGCTGGTCGCTGCTGCCCGAACGCGACCTGGAGTCGACCGTGCGCGCGCACGGGCAGGCCGAGACGCTGCTCGACCGCTACGGCGTCGTCACCCGCGGCTCGGTGATGAACGAGGGCTCCCCCGGCGGCTTCGCTTTGGCGTACAAGGTGCTGAGCGGGTTCGAGGAGACCGGGCGCGCCCGCCGCGGCTACTTCGTCGAGACCCTCGGCGCCGCGCAGTTCGCCACCGGCGCCACCGTCGACCGGCTGCGGTCGTTCGCCAGGGACCACACCCAGGATGCGCCGCTCGAGTCCGTCGCGCTGGCGGCCACCGACCCCGCGAACGGCTACGGAGCAGCGCTCCCCTGGCCGGGCGTCCCCGGCGACGCGGGCACCGGACACCGGCCGGGCAGGAAGGCGGGGGCGCTGGTGGTCCTGGTCGACGGCGCGCTCACGATCTACGTCGAGCGCGGAGGCAAGAGCCTCCTCTGCTTCGCCGACCAGGAGCAACCGGATGCGCGCCCGGCGCTGCTCGCCGCATCCCGGGCCCTCGCCGCGCTCATCACCCGGGGTCGCGTCGACAAGCTCGCCATCGAGACGGTGAACGGGGCGTTCGTGCTCGGCACCCCGCTCGGCGACGCCCTCGGCGAGGCCGGGTTCCTCCCCACCCCGCGCGGGCTGCGGCTGCGATCGTGA
- a CDS encoding UBP-type zinc finger domain-containing protein, which translates to MSDTTGAGDTGIHQDVPPSGTGCVECDRDGSWWVHLRRCATCGHIGCCDDSINRHATAHAEQTGHRYIQSFEPGEDWFWDYSAQEFADGPRLAPPTSRPDSQPVPGPAGRVPGNWLEIVEAQEGPHT; encoded by the coding sequence ATGAGCGACACGACGGGCGCGGGAGACACCGGAATCCACCAGGACGTCCCGCCATCCGGCACGGGATGCGTGGAGTGCGACCGCGACGGCAGCTGGTGGGTGCACCTCCGCCGCTGCGCGACCTGCGGGCACATCGGCTGCTGCGACGACTCGATCAACCGGCACGCCACCGCGCACGCCGAGCAGACCGGTCATCGGTACATCCAGAGCTTCGAGCCCGGCGAGGACTGGTTCTGGGACTACAGCGCGCAGGAGTTCGCCGACGGGCCGCGGCTCGCGCCGCCGACCAGCAGGCCGGACTCGCAGCCGGTCCCCGGCCCAGCTGGGCGTGTGCCGGGGAACTGGCTGGAGATCGTCGAGGCGCAGGAGGGCCCCCACACCTGA
- a CDS encoding MarR family transcriptional regulator, producing the protein MSPIRQRPDPRKLSDEEIELFNAFYVMRRGFDRTLDAQLQRDHGISISELEVLMALVRAPGRRLRVRELVDVTGWEKSRVSHQVTRMAARGFVERQECAEDRRASYIHLTGDGRRVLVRALPEHTATIRRVLFDVLSDDQQAEFLEIAKNMIAANEAETAVCEREDAAESEPADERVRSDVTS; encoded by the coding sequence ATGTCCCCTATCCGCCAGCGGCCAGACCCGAGGAAGCTGAGCGACGAGGAGATCGAACTCTTCAACGCGTTCTATGTGATGCGCCGCGGGTTCGACCGCACGCTCGACGCGCAACTGCAGCGGGATCACGGCATCTCCATCTCCGAACTGGAGGTGCTGATGGCGCTCGTGCGCGCACCGGGTCGGCGCCTGCGGGTGCGCGAGCTGGTCGACGTCACCGGCTGGGAGAAGAGCAGGGTCTCGCACCAGGTGACCAGGATGGCCGCGCGCGGATTCGTCGAACGGCAGGAGTGCGCGGAGGACAGGCGCGCCAGCTACATCCACCTCACCGGGGATGGGCGGAGGGTGCTGGTCCGGGCGCTGCCGGAGCACACGGCGACGATCAGGCGGGTGCTGTTCGACGTGCTCTCGGACGATCAGCAGGCGGAGTTCCTGGAGATCGCGAAGAACATGATCGCCGCGAACGAAGCGGAGACCGCCGTCTGCGAGCGGGAGGACGCGGCGGAGTCCGAGCCCGCCGATGAACGGGTTCGCAGCGACGTCACCTCCTGA
- a CDS encoding alpha/beta hydrolase-fold protein, with the protein MPFPTPDLRIDRDAVLWSASERDRAGRPLLVLLHGYASDEADLFGISAYLPLEPVIASVRAPIPEGQGFAWFSRYTNMPGDPLAANADAAAAAVLDWLDEQPQTPTGLLGFSQGGAMALQLLRRAPERFDYAVQLSGFVVHGEQDGDAHLAASKIPVFWGRGTLDEVISSDAVDRTTAWLPDHSALDARIYEGMGHNISSAELADVSAFIRSGLRR; encoded by the coding sequence ATGCCCTTCCCGACACCCGACCTCCGCATCGACAGGGACGCCGTGCTCTGGTCCGCGTCGGAACGCGACAGAGCCGGCCGGCCGCTTCTCGTCCTCCTGCACGGCTACGCCTCCGACGAGGCCGACCTCTTCGGCATCTCCGCCTATCTCCCGCTGGAGCCGGTGATCGCCTCGGTGCGCGCGCCCATCCCCGAGGGCCAGGGGTTCGCCTGGTTCTCCCGGTACACCAACATGCCGGGCGACCCGCTCGCCGCCAACGCCGACGCAGCGGCGGCAGCCGTGCTCGACTGGCTCGACGAGCAGCCGCAGACCCCGACAGGCCTGCTCGGCTTCTCCCAGGGCGGCGCGATGGCACTGCAGCTGCTGCGCAGGGCGCCGGAGCGCTTCGACTACGCGGTGCAGCTGTCCGGATTCGTCGTGCACGGTGAGCAGGACGGGGACGCGCACCTGGCCGCATCCAAGATCCCGGTGTTCTGGGGCCGCGGGACGCTCGACGAGGTGATCTCGTCCGACGCCGTGGACCGCACGACGGCCTGGCTGCCCGACCATTCGGCCCTGGATGCGCGCATCTACGAGGGCATGGGGCACAACATCTCCTCGGCCGAGCTCGCCGACGTCTCCGCGTTCATCCGGAGCGGCCTGCGTCGCTGA
- a CDS encoding NAD(P)H-dependent oxidoreductase, with product MTKIAIIIGSTRPGRNGEAVARWVYDHAATRDGVEYELVDLMDWNLPHLDEAMPAAMGQYANDHTKAWAAKIDEFDGYIFVTPEYNHSTSGALKNAIDFVGAEWNNKAAGFVSYGVFGGARAVEHLRLVLSQLQVATVSAHVGLSLAHDFENWSLNPTAQQEAALTPLFDQVESWSEALASVRTQADSLAA from the coding sequence ATGACGAAGATCGCCATCATCATCGGAAGCACCCGCCCCGGACGCAACGGAGAAGCCGTGGCGCGCTGGGTCTACGACCACGCCGCCACCCGCGACGGAGTCGAGTACGAGCTCGTCGACCTGATGGACTGGAACCTCCCCCACCTCGACGAGGCCATGCCCGCCGCGATGGGCCAGTACGCGAACGACCACACCAAGGCCTGGGCCGCCAAGATCGACGAGTTCGACGGATACATCTTCGTGACCCCCGAGTACAACCACAGCACCTCCGGCGCGCTCAAGAACGCGATCGACTTCGTCGGCGCCGAGTGGAACAACAAGGCGGCCGGGTTCGTCAGCTACGGCGTCTTCGGTGGCGCCCGCGCCGTCGAGCACCTGCGTCTGGTGCTGTCGCAGCTGCAGGTCGCGACCGTCAGCGCCCACGTGGGCCTCAGCCTCGCCCACGACTTCGAGAACTGGTCGCTCAACCCCACCGCCCAGCAGGAGGCGGCGCTCACCCCGCTCTTCGACCAGGTCGAGTCCTGGTCGGAGGCCCTCGCCTCCGTCCGCACCCAGGCCGACTCCCTCGCCGCCTGA